In the Acropora muricata isolate sample 2 chromosome 10, ASM3666990v1, whole genome shotgun sequence genome, one interval contains:
- the LOC136931672 gene encoding membrane protein FAM174-like: MDSRVIKLMIVFYASLSFSQGGASNITSNETTGAPTTSKMNTTAATTTTIISSTSNSSKSSNEASPEVMRPIKFSDNSGLLQRSLYVAVGVSVIVAIYFIVRSIKSKGRRKAKKYGVIGVLGSRNCNPSKKEKKKKMRT, translated from the exons ATGGATTCCCGcgtgataaaattaatgatcgTCTTTTACGCTTCGCTTTCATTCTCCCAAG GTGGAGCCTCAAACATCACTAGCAATGAAACAACTGGTGCCCCAACAACGTCTAAAATGAatacaacagcagcaacaacaacaacaattatttcGTCAACGTCCAATTCCTCAAAGTCATCAAATGAAGCTTCCCCCGAGGTTATGCGCCCCATTAAATTTAGTGATAACAGTGGTCTGTTACAGAGATCATTGTATGTG GCTGTTGGCGTCAGTGTGATTGTtgcaatttatttcattgtgCGGTCAATAAAATCCAAGGGAAGGAGAAAGGCCAAGAA GTATGGTGTAATCGGAGTGCTGGGGAGCCGGAATTGCAACCCCtcgaagaaggagaagaagaagaagatgaggACATGA